A single region of the Sciurus carolinensis chromosome 16, mSciCar1.2, whole genome shotgun sequence genome encodes:
- the Six5 gene encoding homeobox protein SIX5 produces MATLPADPSAGPAAGGEAVAAATEEEEEEARQLLQTLQAAEGEAAAAAGAGAGEAAAGAEDSGSPGVPGSPPETAAEPPTGLRFSPEQVACVCEALLQAGHAGRLSRFLGALPPAERLRGSDPVLRARALVAFQRGEYAELYRLLESRPFPAAHHAFLQDLYLRARYHEAERARGRALGAVDKYRLRKKFPLPKTIWDGEETVYCFKERSRAALKACYRGNRYPTPDEKRRLATLTGLSLTQVSNWFKNRRQRDRTGTGGGAPCKSESDGNPTTEDESSRSPEDLERGVAPVAAEAPTQSSIFLAGATPSTPCPASPSILVNGSFLAASSSPAVLLNGSPVIINSLALGEASSLGPLLLTGGGGAPPPQPSPQGTSEAKTSLVMDPQTGEVRLEEAHSEAPETKGAQVAASGPVGEDMAGPLPQVVPGPPPAASFPLPPGPVPTVAAPQVVPLSPPPGYPTSLGPNSPLLNLPQVVPTSQVVTLPQAVGPLQLLAAGPGSPVKVAAAAGPANVHLINSGVGVTALQLPSATAPGNFLLANPVSGSPIVTGVAVQQGKIILTATFPTSMLVSQVLPPAPSLALPLKPETAISVPEGALPVAPSPALPEPHTLSTLSAQQPTPPTAATSAASLPFSPDSSGLLPSFPAPPPEGLMLSPAAVPVWPAGLELSTGTEGLLDAEKGPGAQVPHIVLRLPDPDPEGLLLGATAGAEVDEGLEAEAKVLTQLQSVPVEEPLEL; encoded by the exons CCCCGGGTCACCCCCGGAGACCGCTGCCGAGCCGCCCACGGGCCTCCGCTTCTCGCCGGAGCAGGTGGCGTGCGTTTGTGAGGCGCTGCTACAGGCGGGCCACGCCGGCCGCTTGAGCCGCTTCCTGGGCGCACTGCCCCCGGCCGAGCGCCTACGTGGCAGCGACCCGGTGTTGCGCGCAAGGGCCTTGGTGGCCTTCCAGCGGGGCGAGTACGCTGAGCTCTACCGGCTATTGGAGAGCCGCCCCTTCCCCGCCGCCCACCACGCCTTCCTGCAGGACCTCTACCTGCGCGCGCGCTACCACGAGGCCGAGCGAGCTCGCGGCCGCGCGCTGGGCGCAGTGGACAAATACCGGCTACGCAAGAAGTTCCCGCTGCCTAAGACCATCTGGGACGGCGAGGAGACCGTCTACTGCTTCAAGGAGCGCTCCCGCGCCGCGCTCAAGGCCTGCTATCGCGGCAACCGCTACCCAACGCCGGACGAGAAGCGCCGCCTGGCCACGCTCACCGGCCTCTCGCTCACGCAGGTCAGCAACTGGTTCAAGAACCGGCGACAGCGCGACCGGACCGGGACTGGTGGCGGCGCGCCCTGCAAGAG CGAGTCTGATGGGAACCCCACTACTGAGGATGAGTCCAGCCGAAGTCCTGAGGACCTGGAGAGGGGGGTGGCCCCAGTGGCTGCGGAGGCCCCCACCCAGAGCTCCATATTCCTTGCAGGGGCCACCCCCTCCACTCCGTGCCCCGCCTCCCCCTCCATCCTGGTGAATGGGAGCTTCCTGGCCGCCAGCAGCTCCCCAGCAGTTCTCCTCAATGGCAGCCCTGTCATCATCAATAGCCTGGCTCTGGGAGAGGCCTCCAGCCTGGGCCCCCTACTGCTCACAGGAGGAGGGGGTGCTCCTCCACCACAGCCCAGTCCCCAGGGGACCAGTGAGGCCAAGACCTCCCTTGTCATGGACCCTCAGACTGGGGAGGTTCGGCTAGAGGAGGCTCATTCTGAGGCCCCTGAGACCAAAGGGGCCCAGGTGGCTGCTTCTGGGCCAGTTGGAGAGGACATGGCAGGGCCCCTGCCTCAAGTGGTACCTGGCCCCCCACCAGCTGcatccttccctctgcctccaggaCCAGTGCCCACTGTGGCTGCCCCACAGGTGGTGCCACTCTCTCCACCCCCCGGGTACCCCACCAGCCTAGGCCCCAACTCCCCACTGTTGAACTTGCCCCAGGTGGTGCCCACCTCCCAGGTGGTGACCCTGCCCCAGGCTGTGGGGCCATTGCAGCTGTTGGCAGCTGGACCAGGCAGCCCTGTGAAGGTGGCAGCTGCAGCAGGCCCTGCCAACGTGCACCTGATAAACTCCGGGGTGGGCGTGACTGCCCTGCAGCTGCCTTCAGCCACCGCCCCAG GAAACTTCCTCCTGGCCAACCCTGTGTCGGGCAGCCCCATCGTCACAGGTGTGGCCGTGCAGCAGGGCAAGATCATCCTCACAGCCACCTTCCCCACCAGCATGCTAGTCTCCCAGGTCTTGCCACCGGCtcccagcctggccctgcccctgaaGCCAGAGACAGCCATCTCAGTGCCCGAAGGCGCCCTCCCAGTGGCCCCCAGCCCGGccctcccagagccccacacCCTGAGCACACTTTCTGCACAGCAGCCAACACCCCCCACGGCGGCCACCTCTGCAGCCAGTCTGCCCTTCTCCCCGGACTCCTCTGGCCTCCTGCCCAGCTTCCCAGCACCCCCGCCAGAGGGTCTGATGCTGTCGCCTGCGGCTGTGCCAGTCTGGCCAGCAGGGCTAGAACTGAGCACAGGAACAGAGGGGCTGCTAGATGCCGAAAAGGGGCCGGGGGCACAGGTTCCCCACATTGTGCTGAGGCTGCCAGACCCCGACCCTGAGGGGCTGCTACTGGGGGCCACTGCAGGGGCTGAGGTTGACGAGGGGCTAGAAGCCGAGGCCAAGGTCCTGACCCAGCTACAGTCGGTGCCCGTGGAAGAGCCCTTGGAACTGTAA